One Gardnerella vaginalis genomic window, GACAATTGTCTGAGCAATCTCAAGCCGAAGGCATAAGCATGAACCAGTATTGCGTGTATCTTCTTTCGCAAAATAACGCTATTGAGCGCGTGCTTGAGCGAGCATAGAAAATAAATACTTATACTATTTATTAGCAATTCCTCGCAATTACTTGCAACGCAATTTCAATACCTCGAAGCATATCAGCTAAACTCATAGAACTCGTACTCGGCTTATTGAGAATCTGCTCAGGCAAATACGGAACGTGAATAAAACCGCTCTTAATCGGCAATTTCCTAGTCTGGCAATAATGACAAACACTGTAAAGCACGTCATTACACACGTATGCGCCCGCAGAAAAAGACACAGACGCCGGCAATTTTGCTTTATTTAAAGCGTCAACTATGTTTACAACTGGCAAAGTCGCTTTATAAGCCACATCACCATCTTGCACAACAGGCTCATACCAAGGCTTATATCCACTATTATCCGGTATGCGCGCAGCTCTACAGTTAATACCAACATACTCGACGTTAAAACAAGCAGAACCGCCAAATTGCCCTAACGAAAGCACAGCATTAGGATGAACTTCCTCTATTTTCTCAATAACTTTTTGCGCACCCTTGTTAAATTCCGTAGGAATCTGCAAACGAACAAGTTCCACACCCTCAGGCGCATGCACTGATTGCGCAATCTCCCACGACGGATTTATAGACTCATTATCAAACGGCGTAAAACCAGTAATCAAAATACGCATTAAAATACCCCCTCATACAACTCTCACTTATCAAACTTTATCAAAGTTTATCAAAATTTATCAAAAGACATTGCGAAAACTATATATACACGAATGCACTTATATAAAACACTTACGATTCTATTACATACTTCACGTTCATAGAAAAGATTAAATGGTAATTACAACTTATACAATAATCAGAAACAACACACCTAGAATCAAAATTAGCAAGACTCGTATCAATGTAATAAGATTTAGTACCAGCGTGTAACTAACGAACAATGTGGTTAACAGCACGCATATGAAAATTAAACAATAATATCAACGACGAAAAGAGATTACCAATGACCAAGATTATTCAGATTGGCGCAAATCATGCTGGCACTGCCTGCGCTAACACCATTTTGAGCTACCCAGGAAACGATCTTACAATTTACGATCAGAATAGCAATATTTCCTTCCTTGGCTGCGGTATGGCTTTGTGGATTGGCAAGCAGATTCAAAGCAGCGATGGGCTGTTTTACCAAAAGCCAGAAGATTTCGTTAAAAAAGGCGCTAAGGTAAATCTCGAAAGCAGAGTTCTAGACATTGATTACGCAAAGAAAGAAGTAACAGTCGAACTTAAAGACGGCACTGTTATTCACGATTCTTACGACAAGCTTGTTCTCGCCACTGGTAGCCTTCCAAACAAGCCACGCATTAAAGGCATTGACTTGGAAAACGTGCAAATGGTAAAGCTTTTCCAGAATGCTCAAACTGTTATTGCAAAGCTTCAAGAGCGCGATTTCCATAATGTTGTGGTTCTTGGCGGCGGCTACATTGGCGTTGAACTTGCGGAAGCTTTTAAGCGTTTGAACAAGAACGTAACTCTTATTGACATGGAAGACCATATTCTTAACGGCTACTTTGACCCAGAGTTTTCCGATAATTTGAAGAAAATTATGGAAGATAAGGGCATTAAGTTTGAGCTTGGTCAAACTGTTGAAGAGATTGTTGGAGACACTGAAGTCAAGGCCGTTAAAACCAGTAAAGGCACTTACGACGCTGATATGGTGATTTGCGCTATTGGATTCCACCCAAATATTGCTCTTGGAAAAGATCATTTGAAGCAATACGAAAATGGAGCTTTCCTAGTTGACAAGAAGCAGCAGACTTCCAACCCAGATGTGTACGCTATCGGCGACTGCGCTACAATCTACGACAACGCTCGAGACCGCGTAAACTATATTGCACTCGCCACTAATGCCGTTCGCAGCGGCTTGATTGCAGGTCACAACGTTTGTGGCACTCCTGTAGAAACTGAGGGCGTGCAAGGTTCTAGCGCAATGATGATTTACGATTACAAGCTTGTTTGCACTGGTTTGAGCTTGACTGCTGCTCAAAAAGAGGGCATGGATGTTGATTACGTTGATTTTGAGGATACTCAAAAGCCTGCATTCATGGAAGTTGAGAATCCAAAGGTGAAGATTCGCATTGTTTACAAGAAAGACACTAAGGTGATTGTTGGATGCCAGTTGGCTTCTAACTACGATATGTCTGCAGCAATTCACCTGTTCTCTCTCGCTATTCAAAAGAAGGTCACGATTAAGGAGCTTGCTTTGTGTGATATCTTCTTTATGCCTCACTTCAACCAGCCATACAATTACATCACTATGGCAGCTTACACGGCTTTGTTGAAGGGCTGATTAGACTTTTCTGATTAGCTTAGGCTGAATCACTTTTTACTAATTAGCTTAAATCGCGTTTATTAAACCAAGCAACCTGTTCTATAATGGAGCAGTTGCTTGGTTTTTTAATCATCCGCGCACTATTGGCATAAGACATGCAGATTAACACAAAGGAGTCTAGGATGAAACAGCTCTCTATTAAGCCAACTATTCATAAATTTGAAAATACGAGCGATTTTGCGCAAGAATTTAAGCTTGGCGAAGACGATTTGGTTATTACAAACAAGTACATTTGGGAACCTTATTTTGGCAGCTTGAACCTTGATTGCAATGTGATTTTCCAAGAGAACTACGGCAAGGGCGAGCCAAGCGACGAAATGGTTGATGCGATTGTTCGCGATATTCACACTACCCCAAAGCGCGTGATCGGCATTGGTGGCGGAACCGTTTTGGACATTTCCAAGGTTTGCGCTTTGAAGCAAACAAGCCCGCTCGAAGATTTGGTTGACGGCAAGATTCCTGTACAAAAAGGCGCGGATCTTATTCTTGTTCCAACTACTTGCGGAACTGGATCCGAAGTTACTAACGTCGCCGTGTTCTCGCTTACAAAGCGCAACACTAAAAAGGGTTTGGCAAACGATGCTTGCTATTCTACAGACGCGGTTCTTATTCCAGAATTGTTAAAGAGCCTTCCAGATTACGTTTTTGCAACCAGCTCTATTGACGCTCTTACTCATTCGATTGAATCTGCACTTTCTCCTATTGCAACAGAGCTTACAAAAATGTTTAGCTACAAGGCTTGCGGACTTATTTTGCAAAGTTATATGCGAGTTGTTAAAGAAGGCAGCAGCGCGAAAAGCAAAGTTGTAAGCGACTTGGTTTCTGCAAGTCTTTATGCTGGTATTGCTTTTGGTAATGCTGGCTGCGGTTGCGTGCACGCGATGGCTTATCCCCTTGGCGGCACTTTCCACGTAGCTCACGGCGAAACGAACGCCGCGCTTCTTACAAGCGTTTTGCGATACTATGCTAAGCGCGACTGCGAAAACAACGATAGCGCAGAAAACACTGAGCTTTCTAAACTTTTTGACTTTATGGCAAATATTCTAGAATGCAATAAAGCAGATGTATTAGATAAGCTTGACGAAGTTCTTAACACGATTCTTCCTAAGCACAAGCTTCACGAGTATGGCATGACCGAAGACATGATTCAAAGCTGGGCTTCAAGTGTTGTTAAAGAGCAGCAGCGACTTTTGAAGAACTCCTATATACATATGAGCGAAGATGCTATTGCCGAAGTCTACGCATCTACTTTCTAAAGTCAGATCTCACTAAAAAGTAAAATCTAACTAAAGATTTCACTAAAAATAATCCCCGCAACTAACAAAAGCTGCGGGGATTTTAATTATCGCGACTATGTGAAACTTACGCATCAAGCGTTATTACAGGATGCAAGTCAAACATTTTTACAGTACGCTTCATGCGGAAGGCAATGCTTGTTATAGCAATCGCAATAACGCCGAAAAGCACAAGCATTCCAATGCCAGAGACTATTTCACCATTGTTCTTTCCAGACATTGCTTGACGCAACCCCATAATCGAGTACGTCATTGGCAAATATGGGTGAACAGCTCTAAAGAATGCCGGCGTCATTTGTACTGGGAACGTTCCTGCAGAGCTTGTGATTTGCAACATAAGAAGCACAATAGCAACTATTCGCCCTGGCATGCGGAACACAACCATAATCATTTGCATTATTGCCATAAAGACTATTGACGCTATAATCCCCAGCGCGTAGAATGCACCAACATTATCGATTTTAAACTTCAACGCTCCTTGTACAACGCCCATAAGAATAATCGCTTGCACAACGCCCATAATCACAAACGGCGTCAAGCTAATAAGCGCGCTTTTAAGCGGATTCATGCCGTTTAGTATCGCTCGCCTATCCATAACTCTCAAAACGAATGTTGTCATAAGAGCACCAACCCAAAGGGCGATAGAAATAAAGTAAGGTGCAAAACCGGTTCCATAGTTTTCAACGTGCGAATACTCGTGCTCCTCCAAGGAAACTGGTGCGCTCATCATCTTACTTTTTTGCTTAATATTGTTGATTTTGCTAGAATTTTGAGCATTTTTAAGCCCCTCATGCAACTTTTTTGCTCCATCAGCAAGCTTTGGCGTGTTTTCAGAAAGCTTTTGAACTCCAGAATTCAATTGACTTGATCCATCAACTATTTTTGCAGACCCAAGTGCAGCAGAATTAATACCATTATTGAGCTTTTCACTGCCGTTGCTTACAGCGCTAAGACCTTCCGCCAGCTTATTTGCTCCAGCGGAAAGCTGCGACGAACCATTGTGAACGCTTGATATTCCTTTAGAAACGGCGTCAACTCCAGCTTTTATCTTCAAACTACCAGAAGAAAGTGCTCCAGCACCTTGGCTCAATGCCGAAAGATTGGTCTCTAAAAGCTTAGAATTTTCGCTTAATCCTCCCGCAAGACCTTGCAATTTTTCTAGCACAAGCTCTTTGGTCACAAGTGGATTTTGCGCTTCAACAAGCAGCTGAGTAAGCTGACTCTTTGTAGCCTCGTTTCCAGCCTTAACATGCTGTTCAAGTTGAGCACTAGAATCCGAAAGCTTTTGCGCACCATTATATAGTTCGTCTGTAGCGTTATACAACGTTTGGGCTCCACTATTTAGCTGATTTGCACCATTTGCCAAATCGTTAGTTTTTTGAGCTAAGAATTGCGCCCCATCTTTGCTTTGCGTATTTGCATTTTTAAGCGATTGCGCTCCCTTTTGAAGTTCACTTAATCCGTTTTGTAGTTTTTGCAAAGATTGAGTAAGCTTGATCGATCCATCAGCAAGCTTATCTACTCCGCCATTAAGCGATTGCATTCCAGCGCTTAAATCGCCAGAACCACTCACTGCTGAATTAAGAGAATCAGAAGCAGAATTTACTTTTTCAAACATGTGCTCCCAATACTCTTGAGCAATCGCCTCGCTAATCTCAGTACGCATAGTGCGGAAAGCAGTTTTACCAATTTGTGAAGCCAGCATATTGCTTGCTTGATCGTACTTTACGTGAAGTTTTGCTTTAGTTGGAGTATCGTATTGCGCGGAAGCAATGCACTTACTGAAGGAAGCTGGAATAGTTGCTACCATAAAATAGTTGCCATTTTTAAGGCCCTTATTTGCTTCAGCACTATCTACAAAATTCCATTGGAAACCTTCACTACCGTCTTTTTGATTCTTCAAACGATTCTTGATTTCATCGCCAACATTGCGCATTTTGCCGTTAATCATAGCACCATTGTCTTCAACAACAACAGCCACAGGCACAGTATCCAAAGTCTTATAAGGATTTGTAAACGCCCACAAGTAAAGCGATCCGTATAAAAGTGGAATCAAAGCTACGGTTCCAATAACAAGCTTTCGAGCTTTTCCTTTCATCGTATTGTTAAGCTCACGAAATGCAAGAGCAATAGTATTAACGTGCATTGTTTTCACCACCATTTGCTTCACTTGTAGCAAGTTGAGAATCAGTATGAGAATTTTCTGCTTTCTCATTATTTGGCATAAGTCTTAAGACTTGATCCGCTTGCTTTTCTAACTCACTTTGCAAAACTCCAACAAGGCAGGAGCAGTAGTTTTTGCTAACATATTCGCGAATATCGGAAAGTAAGCATTCTCTTTGCTCACTAGTAAGCTCCGTCTCAATTCCATCAACAAATAGCAGCCACGGCTTTTTTAGCAAAGCCAACGCAATTGCCAAGCGCATGCGCTCGCACGGAGTCAACTCTCCTATTGCTGTTTTGTGAGGAGAAAATACTTTCCATTGAGCTAGCACGTTGTAAGCGTACTGCTGTAAAGCTTCACGGTTTTTAACATCATTTTTGTATTGCTTCAAAAATAGAGGCGAGCGCGCTGCTAGTTTCAGCTCGCTCATAAGAACTTCTTCTATTGTTTGCGTTTTGTAGAATTCGTTAATTCCGTTGAATATGCCCAGTCCAACATATTTACGCGATTCTTTAAAATCGTTAGGAAGAGTTGCGTCCGCAATAGTAAGAGTTCCGTTCGTAAATTTCATATAACCAGACAGTGCAAGCAGCAAAGCTGATTTTCCAGAGCCATGTTCGCCTGATATTGCAACGATTTGATGAGGCTCTACTTTTAACGATACGTCCCAAAATGGTGTTCTTCTAAATATTTGTAAACCTAATTCTTTCGCTTCTATAAGCGTTTGTTCTTCTTGCATAATTTACATGTGCGGCGAAATAAGCATTTGAAGCGAAACCGTACGGCACGCTTATATTGCAATCGCCGAGCATTCCTCCTTTTGCTCTTTAATTGTGGATTTTTAATTTTCAATTTTCAATTTTTTGGTTTTATTTTGATTATTTTGATTATTTTGATTCTTCTAACTCAGACTCAATATTTAATTCTGATATCGCCTGTAATGATTTTGGCGACTACCTCATATTGCTATGTTACAGCAAAATGTTATAACCAATTATTGACGTCGATCTCCTGAAAGTACTTTCGTCGTACTATTCAAGGCGAACAAATATTAACTTATTTTTAGACATTTTGTTCATTTGTTTATGTTTTAGCCATAAAAACACGATATATAGTGACAAAATGTCACATTCATGATTCAAACATGTAAATTTCAAGCATACTTAATATTTTTACTTTGCCAATAAAAATTTTACGCATGTCTTTATGTTATATTGTCTTTAATTATTAAAATTGAAAAAATATCAAAATTAAAAAAACATATTATTTGCAAACATAAAAATGAAGATAACTTTAAAAAGAGGTGAAACAGTATGCAAATTTTAAACATTCTATGCAATCCGGTAATCGTATCGGTTGTAGTGTTATGCGTGTTAAGTCTTGCAAAACTTAATGTTTTACTCGCAATGATTGTTGCATGCGTTGCAGGAGGCATAGCTGGGCATCTCCCTCTTTTTGGAGATGGGAATCACACTATTATGGCTTTGCTATGTGATGGTTTCTCAACAAACGCGCAAACTGCGCTCGCATACATCCTTCTTGGAACCTTTGCAGAGGCAATTACTTCAACTGGATTAGCTCAAATTATTTCTAAGAAGATCAGTCAAATAATTGGAAATAAAAAATATGTTTTGCTTGCGATTTTAACTTTGATCGCTTGCATGTCTCAAAATATTGTTCCTGTTCACATTGCTTACATTCCTATTCTTATTCCGCCAATTTTACGAGTTATGAATAAGATGAAGCTAGATCGCCGTGCTGCAGCATGTTGTACAGCATTTGGTCTTGAAGTTCCATATATTGCTATTCCTTTTGGCTTTGGCTTAATTTTCCAAACGGTTATTGCAACTAATCTTTCTAAAAACGGTATGAAGGTTAGCGTTGCAGACGTTAGTGCTGTGAACTGGTATTTAGGTGCAGCAATGCTTGCCGCACTACTATTCGCCGTGTTTGTTCTATACAGAAAGCCTCGTGAATACACTACAACTGAATCAGACACTCGCGCTGCAGACGCTGTGGTTGGCGGTCTTACTAGCCGCCATTACGTAACTATTCTCGCGATCATTGTGGTTGTCATTGTGCAAGTTATTAGTAAGGA contains:
- a CDS encoding 4-hydroxybutyrate dehydrogenase; its protein translation is MKQLSIKPTIHKFENTSDFAQEFKLGEDDLVITNKYIWEPYFGSLNLDCNVIFQENYGKGEPSDEMVDAIVRDIHTTPKRVIGIGGGTVLDISKVCALKQTSPLEDLVDGKIPVQKGADLILVPTTCGTGSEVTNVAVFSLTKRNTKKGLANDACYSTDAVLIPELLKSLPDYVFATSSIDALTHSIESALSPIATELTKMFSYKACGLILQSYMRVVKEGSSAKSKVVSDLVSASLYAGIAFGNAGCGCVHAMAYPLGGTFHVAHGETNAALLTSVLRYYAKRDCENNDSAENTELSKLFDFMANILECNKADVLDKLDEVLNTILPKHKLHEYGMTEDMIQSWASSVVKEQQRLLKNSYIHMSEDAIAEVYASTF
- a CDS encoding pyroglutamyl-peptidase I, which produces MRILITGFTPFDNESINPSWEIAQSVHAPEGVELVRLQIPTEFNKGAQKVIEKIEEVHPNAVLSLGQFGGSACFNVEYVGINCRAARIPDNSGYKPWYEPVVQDGDVAYKATLPVVNIVDALNKAKLPASVSFSAGAYVCNDVLYSVCHYCQTRKLPIKSGFIHVPYLPEQILNKPSTSSMSLADMLRGIEIALQVIARNC
- a CDS encoding Na+/H+ antiporter NhaC family protein, coding for MQILNILCNPVIVSVVVLCVLSLAKLNVLLAMIVACVAGGIAGHLPLFGDGNHTIMALLCDGFSTNAQTALAYILLGTFAEAITSTGLAQIISKKISQIIGNKKYVLLAILTLIACMSQNIVPVHIAYIPILIPPILRVMNKMKLDRRAAACCTAFGLEVPYIAIPFGFGLIFQTVIATNLSKNGMKVSVADVSAVNWYLGAAMLAALLFAVFVLYRKPREYTTTESDTRAADAVVGGLTSRHYVTILAIIVVVIVQVISKDLSLSSIAGLATMIIFGAIKWNDIDKQLTGGVKLMGLIAFVMLIAGGYANVIQATGGVNELVHIGVAAMGQNKIIAAFVITIIGLLVTMGIGTSFGTVPILAVLFVPLCQSIGFSTPATILLMSSAAALGDAGSPASDTTLGPTAGLNADGQHSHIWDTCVPTFLIFNIPLMAAGIVISQFI
- a CDS encoding ATP-binding cassette domain-containing protein, which encodes MQEEQTLIEAKELGLQIFRRTPFWDVSLKVEPHQIVAISGEHGSGKSALLLALSGYMKFTNGTLTIADATLPNDFKESRKYVGLGIFNGINEFYKTQTIEEVLMSELKLAARSPLFLKQYKNDVKNREALQQYAYNVLAQWKVFSPHKTAIGELTPCERMRLAIALALLKKPWLLFVDGIETELTSEQRECLLSDIREYVSKNYCSCLVGVLQSELEKQADQVLRLMPNNEKAENSHTDSQLATSEANGGENNAR
- the nox gene encoding H2O-forming NADH oxidase, translated to MTKIIQIGANHAGTACANTILSYPGNDLTIYDQNSNISFLGCGMALWIGKQIQSSDGLFYQKPEDFVKKGAKVNLESRVLDIDYAKKEVTVELKDGTVIHDSYDKLVLATGSLPNKPRIKGIDLENVQMVKLFQNAQTVIAKLQERDFHNVVVLGGGYIGVELAEAFKRLNKNVTLIDMEDHILNGYFDPEFSDNLKKIMEDKGIKFELGQTVEEIVGDTEVKAVKTSKGTYDADMVICAIGFHPNIALGKDHLKQYENGAFLVDKKQQTSNPDVYAIGDCATIYDNARDRVNYIALATNAVRSGLIAGHNVCGTPVETEGVQGSSAMMIYDYKLVCTGLSLTAAQKEGMDVDYVDFEDTQKPAFMEVENPKVKIRIVYKKDTKVIVGCQLASNYDMSAAIHLFSLAIQKKVTIKELALCDIFFMPHFNQPYNYITMAAYTALLKG
- a CDS encoding YhgE/Pip domain-containing protein, whose amino-acid sequence is MHVNTIALAFRELNNTMKGKARKLVIGTVALIPLLYGSLYLWAFTNPYKTLDTVPVAVVVEDNGAMINGKMRNVGDEIKNRLKNQKDGSEGFQWNFVDSAEANKGLKNGNYFMVATIPASFSKCIASAQYDTPTKAKLHVKYDQASNMLASQIGKTAFRTMRTEISEAIAQEYWEHMFEKVNSASDSLNSAVSGSGDLSAGMQSLNGGVDKLADGSIKLTQSLQKLQNGLSELQKGAQSLKNANTQSKDGAQFLAQKTNDLANGANQLNSGAQTLYNATDELYNGAQKLSDSSAQLEQHVKAGNEATKSQLTQLLVEAQNPLVTKELVLEKLQGLAGGLSENSKLLETNLSALSQGAGALSSGSLKIKAGVDAVSKGISSVHNGSSQLSAGANKLAEGLSAVSNGSEKLNNGINSAALGSAKIVDGSSQLNSGVQKLSENTPKLADGAKKLHEGLKNAQNSSKINNIKQKSKMMSAPVSLEEHEYSHVENYGTGFAPYFISIALWVGALMTTFVLRVMDRRAILNGMNPLKSALISLTPFVIMGVVQAIILMGVVQGALKFKIDNVGAFYALGIIASIVFMAIMQMIMVVFRMPGRIVAIVLLMLQITSSAGTFPVQMTPAFFRAVHPYLPMTYSIMGLRQAMSGKNNGEIVSGIGMLVLFGVIAIAITSIAFRMKRTVKMFDLHPVITLDA